The Kroppenstedtia pulmonis genome has a segment encoding these proteins:
- a CDS encoding L,D-transpeptidase family protein: MKWRIGLPAFLVAGILILSWTVPNAEAAGSVHIVINKTTNQLKLYQNGTLRKVYPVATGKTESQTPEGTFPLITKFMKPGWKNIPGGVPENPLGERWLGLKVKGDQGRTYGIHGTNRPASVGTYVSNGCIRMYNRDVRELYRLVPLGTKVTIHKEQEKEVWKPASGKIKVTVSTARIRSNPSLQSGVMDTATEGTILSLIRSSDSWFQVQLPEGKTGYIHTSVGSPLR, from the coding sequence ATGAAGTGGAGAATAGGGTTGCCGGCATTTTTGGTGGCAGGGATACTGATCCTTTCATGGACGGTACCCAATGCAGAAGCCGCCGGTTCTGTTCACATTGTGATCAACAAAACCACGAATCAGTTAAAGTTATACCAAAATGGCACATTGAGGAAGGTTTACCCCGTGGCAACAGGGAAAACTGAATCTCAGACGCCGGAGGGAACCTTTCCATTGATTACCAAGTTTATGAAACCGGGATGGAAAAACATCCCCGGAGGTGTTCCGGAAAACCCTTTGGGGGAACGTTGGTTGGGTTTGAAGGTAAAGGGAGATCAGGGACGCACATACGGCATTCATGGAACCAACCGGCCCGCTTCTGTGGGTACCTATGTATCCAATGGATGTATAAGAATGTACAACCGGGATGTTCGGGAACTGTACCGTTTGGTTCCCTTAGGAACCAAGGTAACCATCCATAAAGAACAGGAAAAAGAAGTTTGGAAGCCTGCCTCCGGAAAGATAAAGGTAACGGTGTCCACTGCCCGAATCCGCTCCAACCCTTCCCTGCAATCCGGTGTGATGGATACTGCAACAGAAGGGACGATCCTCTCCCTGATTCGCTCCAGTGATTCCTGGTTTCAAGTTCAGCTTCCCGAGGGAAAAACCGGATATATTCACACCTCTGTGGGATCACCCCTCCGATAA
- a CDS encoding acyltransferase: MSQPLDTSIGEIHMLRGMACMMILMVHVTATYYYIQGETHHWLTFFLNQISRFGTPIFAMISGFLLFFHTRNRGFHLLRYVSSRVRKVLIPFLLWTAFYLWIKKTVLNLDVFQGYKQVILQYIFLGRGYDHLWFMSVVLQFSLLFPVIYRLLQNKRWWGTVLCFSFSINLWIIHWGKSMELGELFTDKANLISWIYYFLLAGFLADHWGKIRKWSQQYKYGLLLLAFLVWVEALWELYFLGTTPSGRIANLFGIPILVLALVGWFPTLQKRTCLYKICRPVEQSAMGIYLIHPLLLSFNHWLPSFFWEPKWILLTWLFYLVVSMLVVRGIRFLPFHTCLIPVPRKPATLSTRPSCSTTLKNPG, encoded by the coding sequence GTGAGTCAACCTCTGGATACATCCATCGGAGAGATCCATATGCTGCGGGGAATGGCATGTATGATGATCCTGATGGTCCATGTAACGGCAACTTATTATTATATACAAGGGGAAACCCACCACTGGCTGACCTTTTTCCTGAATCAGATCAGCCGTTTTGGAACACCGATATTTGCCATGATCAGCGGCTTTCTTTTATTCTTCCACACAAGAAACAGAGGGTTTCACCTGCTGCGGTATGTCTCTTCCAGAGTTCGCAAGGTGCTGATTCCCTTTCTCTTGTGGACTGCTTTTTATCTGTGGATAAAGAAAACGGTATTGAATCTTGATGTTTTCCAGGGGTATAAACAGGTTATCCTCCAGTATATTTTTCTGGGCAGAGGATATGATCATCTGTGGTTTATGTCTGTTGTTCTGCAATTTTCTTTGTTATTTCCCGTCATATACAGATTGTTGCAAAATAAACGGTGGTGGGGGACCGTCCTTTGTTTCTCCTTCAGTATCAATCTTTGGATCATTCACTGGGGAAAGTCCATGGAACTTGGGGAACTTTTCACCGATAAAGCCAACTTGATCAGCTGGATTTATTATTTTTTATTGGCAGGCTTTTTGGCGGATCATTGGGGAAAAATCCGGAAATGGTCGCAACAATACAAATATGGGTTGCTCCTTCTCGCTTTTTTAGTTTGGGTCGAAGCTTTATGGGAATTATACTTTCTGGGCACGACTCCTTCCGGACGCATTGCTAACTTGTTTGGAATTCCGATCCTGGTACTTGCCCTGGTTGGTTGGTTTCCAACCTTGCAAAAACGGACCTGTCTGTACAAGATCTGTAGGCCGGTCGAACAGTCTGCCATGGGGATATATCTGATTCATCCCCTTTTACTCAGCTTCAATCACTGGCTTCCCTCATTCTTTTGGGAACCGAAGTGGATCTTATTGACCTGGCTGTTCTATCTGGTTGTTTCCATGCTGGTAGTAAGAGGGATTCGCTTCCTCCCTTTTCACACCTGTCTGATTCCCGTTCCCCGAAAGCCGGCAACCCTGTCAACGAGGCCCTCCTGTTCAACTACGCTGAAAAACCCGGGATGA
- the nadA gene encoding quinolinate synthase NadA — protein MIRDMIPTVQKPMPDIYRNRSDQEYDEGIAQAKKRLGKDLVIMGHHYQRDDVIRFADFTGDSLELARIAEKQKRAQYIVFCGVHFMAESADILTGEEQAVILPDMKAGCSMADMADLEELEEAWDVIQEELGDTVIPVTYVNSTAAIKAFVGRHGGTTCTSTNAKGVLEWAFTRKKRILFLPDQHLGRNTAYAMGIPLEQMAVWNQVEGVWEEEKGPKEDWRVLLWKGHCSVHTKFTLDQIEKIRKQDPKTRVIVHPECTFDVVQASDDNGSTSYIIRRIQEAPSGSKWAVGTEVNLVQRLAHQHPDQEIRLLSETMCPCLTMNRIDRPHLLWTLESLVEGRIINQVSVDEDTTHWAKTALDRMLSIG, from the coding sequence ATGATCAGGGATATGATACCAACGGTGCAAAAGCCAATGCCGGACATCTATCGGAACCGGTCCGATCAGGAATACGATGAAGGGATTGCACAGGCAAAGAAACGTCTGGGCAAAGATTTGGTGATCATGGGTCATCACTATCAACGGGATGATGTCATCCGGTTTGCTGACTTTACCGGTGATTCCCTGGAACTGGCCCGGATCGCCGAAAAACAAAAACGGGCTCAATATATCGTTTTTTGCGGGGTTCACTTTATGGCTGAATCCGCGGATATCCTGACAGGAGAGGAGCAGGCGGTGATCCTGCCGGATATGAAAGCGGGATGTTCCATGGCGGATATGGCGGATTTGGAAGAGTTGGAAGAGGCCTGGGACGTGATCCAGGAAGAACTGGGGGATACCGTGATTCCGGTTACCTATGTCAATTCCACTGCGGCAATCAAGGCCTTTGTAGGACGCCACGGCGGAACAACTTGTACCTCCACCAATGCCAAAGGGGTACTGGAGTGGGCTTTCACCCGGAAAAAGAGAATCTTGTTTCTCCCAGATCAACATTTGGGCAGAAATACAGCGTACGCCATGGGCATACCCTTGGAGCAGATGGCGGTGTGGAACCAGGTGGAAGGTGTATGGGAGGAGGAAAAGGGGCCGAAAGAGGATTGGCGGGTGTTGTTGTGGAAAGGGCACTGCTCTGTTCATACGAAATTTACCCTGGACCAGATTGAAAAGATACGAAAACAGGATCCAAAAACACGGGTGATCGTTCATCCGGAGTGTACCTTTGACGTGGTGCAGGCATCGGATGACAACGGTTCCACCAGCTATATCATCCGTCGAATCCAAGAGGCCCCGTCAGGAAGCAAATGGGCTGTCGGTACCGAGGTTAACTTGGTTCAGCGTCTGGCTCATCAACACCCGGATCAGGAAATTCGGCTCTTAAGTGAAACGATGTGTCCCTGCCTTACGATGAATCGGATCGACCGTCCCCATCTGTTGTGGACATTGGAGAGCTTAGTCGAGGGAAGGATCATCAACCAGGTTTCAGTTGACGAAGATACCACACATTGGGCCAAAACAGCCTTGGATCGGATGCTGTCCATTGGATAA
- the nadC gene encoding carboxylating nicotinate-nucleotide diphosphorylase has protein sequence MNRVWLEKLIRESLHEDVGYGDLTTESLVTEKEQGRAILIAKEKGVIAGLPVAEEVFRQLDPDVTFTLLIQEGDEVKPGTRLAQVHGTVRGLLTGERLALNFLQRLSGIATITQQVVQQLEGLDCQVLDTRKTTPGLRFLEKYAVKVGGGTNHRFGLSHGVLIKDNHVAIAGGIREAVYQVRRKLGDRVQVEVEADTLEQVREALEQDVDAILLDNMDPETLCKAVSLIGDQVWTEASGGITPETARKVAESGVKGISLGWLTHSTPALDISLDMMTKEEAS, from the coding sequence ATGAACCGGGTTTGGCTGGAAAAGTTGATTCGTGAATCTTTACACGAAGATGTGGGTTACGGGGATTTGACCACGGAGTCTCTTGTCACAGAGAAGGAACAAGGGAGAGCGATTCTTATCGCCAAAGAAAAAGGAGTGATAGCGGGACTGCCGGTTGCGGAAGAGGTATTCCGGCAGTTGGACCCGGATGTGACATTTACCCTCCTGATTCAAGAAGGCGATGAAGTGAAGCCGGGAACCCGGCTGGCCCAAGTCCATGGAACAGTCCGGGGTTTACTTACGGGAGAACGATTGGCCCTTAACTTTTTACAGCGGTTGTCCGGAATTGCGACGATTACCCAGCAGGTGGTACAACAGTTGGAAGGTCTTGATTGCCAGGTATTGGATACCCGGAAAACGACACCGGGGTTGCGATTTCTGGAAAAGTACGCCGTGAAGGTAGGGGGAGGTACCAATCATCGTTTCGGGCTGAGTCACGGTGTGTTGATAAAGGATAATCATGTGGCCATTGCCGGAGGAATACGGGAGGCGGTTTACCAAGTTCGAAGGAAATTGGGTGACAGGGTACAGGTGGAAGTGGAAGCAGATACATTGGAACAGGTAAGGGAAGCACTGGAACAGGATGTGGATGCGATTCTCCTGGATAACATGGACCCGGAGACGTTGTGCAAAGCCGTATCCCTCATTGGGGATCAGGTGTGGACCGAGGCTTCAGGAGGGATCACTCCTGAAACCGCCCGAAAGGTGGCAGAGTCAGGAGTCAAGGGAATTTCCCTAGGTTGGCTCACCCATTCCACCCCGGCACTGGATATCAGTTTGGATATGATGACAAAGGAGGAAGCGTCATGA
- a CDS encoding cysteine desulfurase family protein, with product MKGYFDHAATTPLREEVQKEMIRYMEEEFANPGSLYDAGSRARDLVEHARRQTAWALGASPREILFTSGGTEGNNMAILGVARQYRKRGKHIITTQVEHPSVLEPCHQLEREGFRVTYLPVDETGMVQMDELEQALTSDTILVSIMAANNEVGTLMPLHRIGELLQDHPALFHTDAVQFFGKHPFQVDDWKADLLTLGGHKINGPKGVGALFVRRGVRIQSVLFGGGQERGLRPGTHHVPGIIGMGIAAELAAREAPALQAHLTRLRDRLWTDISREIPFVRLNGHPHHRLCSNLNLSFERVEGQAVMLELNRAGISIASGSACSAGKHAPSHVLSAMGRKPEEAYQSLRITLGRETSERDISFLREELRKALDYLRSLI from the coding sequence ATGAAGGGATATTTCGATCATGCCGCAACCACTCCTTTACGGGAGGAGGTGCAAAAAGAGATGATCCGGTATATGGAGGAGGAGTTTGCCAACCCTGGCAGCTTATATGACGCTGGCAGTCGGGCACGGGATCTTGTGGAACATGCCCGAAGGCAGACAGCCTGGGCACTGGGTGCTTCCCCAAGGGAAATTCTGTTTACTTCCGGTGGAACAGAGGGAAACAACATGGCCATTTTAGGTGTTGCCCGTCAATACCGGAAACGTGGAAAGCATATCATTACGACTCAAGTCGAGCACCCTTCCGTATTGGAACCTTGCCATCAACTGGAAAGGGAAGGATTCCGGGTTACGTATCTCCCTGTAGACGAAACCGGTATGGTACAGATGGATGAATTGGAACAGGCCCTTACTTCAGATACCATTTTAGTCAGTATCATGGCTGCAAACAATGAAGTGGGAACCTTGATGCCTCTGCACCGGATCGGTGAACTCCTCCAGGATCATCCCGCCTTGTTTCACACAGATGCCGTCCAATTTTTCGGCAAGCATCCCTTTCAGGTTGATGATTGGAAGGCAGACCTTTTAACCCTTGGAGGCCACAAAATTAATGGACCCAAGGGCGTGGGAGCCCTGTTTGTTCGAAGAGGAGTTCGAATCCAATCCGTTCTCTTCGGTGGCGGGCAGGAACGGGGACTGCGCCCGGGAACCCATCATGTGCCAGGAATTATTGGGATGGGGATCGCTGCTGAACTGGCGGCCAGGGAAGCACCGGCACTTCAGGCACATTTAACCAGGCTTCGGGACCGTTTGTGGACAGATATTTCCAGGGAAATTCCCTTCGTACGTCTGAATGGACACCCCCATCATCGGTTGTGCTCCAATCTGAATCTCAGTTTTGAACGGGTGGAAGGACAAGCTGTCATGTTGGAGCTGAACCGTGCAGGGATTTCCATCGCCAGTGGTTCAGCATGCAGTGCCGGAAAGCACGCCCCCTCCCATGTATTGTCGGCAATGGGTCGAAAACCGGAGGAAGCTTATCAGAGCTTAAGGATTACATTGGGTCGGGAAACTTCCGAAAGGGATATTTCATTTTTAAGAGAAGAATTAAGGAAAGCCCTTGATTATCTCCGTTCTTTGATTTAG
- a CDS encoding AI-2E family transporter, whose product MPQSKYFQIGYGIILAFLIIYLGSKVAFIFRPLVVFVQTLFFPFLLSGVLYYLFRPVVNAFENKGIPRVISIFVIYLLFVGLITLLIILVGPMLQKQFNNLIGNLPTYIGDLQTALNKWQENPWLKDLLDPHNMEEFTSTVTQYISDSFSSIVTNIANFFGIVTSIVLVFISVPFILFYMLKEGEKAPHQVLKLFPYTQRNQGRKILADMDRAISSYIQGQVIISACVGVLVYIGYLIIGLEYSLLLAFVAMFTNVIPFVGPFIGTIPAVIVAFIDDSPMMVVYTLIVVVVAQQIESNLISPQVMGRNLNIHPLTIILLLLVAGNLAGFFGLLLAVPTYAVLKVVASHTYRLIKLRNWRNGTAKNDKEPSAP is encoded by the coding sequence ATGCCGCAATCCAAATACTTTCAAATCGGATATGGGATCATCCTCGCTTTTTTAATTATTTATCTGGGTTCCAAAGTAGCCTTCATTTTCCGTCCCTTGGTTGTTTTCGTGCAAACCCTTTTCTTCCCTTTTCTACTGTCGGGTGTACTCTACTATTTATTCCGTCCAGTAGTTAATGCTTTTGAAAACAAGGGGATTCCCCGGGTTATCTCCATTTTCGTCATCTATCTGCTGTTTGTCGGCCTGATCACCCTGTTGATTATTCTGGTCGGCCCCATGTTGCAAAAGCAGTTCAATAACCTGATTGGAAACCTGCCTACCTATATTGGGGATTTACAGACAGCACTGAACAAATGGCAGGAAAACCCCTGGCTGAAGGATCTGTTGGACCCTCATAATATGGAGGAATTTACATCGACTGTGACCCAGTATATCAGTGACAGTTTTTCTTCCATCGTTACCAATATTGCCAATTTCTTCGGGATCGTAACCAGTATCGTACTCGTTTTCATCTCTGTCCCTTTTATCCTTTTTTATATGCTGAAAGAAGGGGAAAAAGCCCCTCATCAAGTATTGAAGCTGTTCCCCTACACCCAGCGGAATCAAGGGCGCAAGATCTTGGCAGATATGGACCGCGCCATCAGCTCCTATATCCAGGGACAAGTGATCATCAGTGCCTGTGTAGGGGTTTTGGTCTATATCGGCTATCTGATTATCGGGCTGGAATACTCGTTGCTGTTGGCCTTCGTCGCAATGTTTACCAATGTCATTCCCTTTGTGGGGCCATTTATCGGTACGATTCCTGCAGTAATCGTCGCCTTTATCGATGATTCGCCGATGATGGTTGTCTATACCCTGATCGTCGTCGTCGTCGCCCAGCAAATCGAAAGCAACCTGATTTCACCCCAGGTGATGGGACGGAACTTAAATATCCACCCCCTCACTATTATCCTCCTATTACTGGTTGCCGGTAATCTTGCAGGATTTTTCGGATTGTTGCTGGCAGTTCCCACATATGCTGTTCTGAAAGTGGTTGCCAGTCACACTTACCGTTTGATCAAGTTGCGTAACTGGCGTAACGGAACTGCTAAAAACGACAAAGAGCCATCCGCTCCCTGA
- the pepV gene encoding dipeptidase PepV: protein MSPIDWQQEMAKKKDELLQRLTEICSIESVLDESTAEPGAPFGKGIAKALDYMLNLGRQEGFQIKNVDGYAGHIEYGEGEELIGVLAHLDVVPPGEGWSSPPFSPEVRNGKFYARGAEDDKGPGMAAFFALKLIQESGLPLSKRVRLIYGTDEESQWRDMDVYFRQEEMPIMGFSPDADFPVIHGEKGLIDLVLRGKLDEPSSEKGAWTLCRFVSGERPNMVPDSVKVWLEGENDVFAFKENYQEYLRNRRIRGYAEESDDGLILVMEGVSHHGSEPEKGVNAAYAMAGFLQQIQLDPQGKRFIAMISDCLVDSFTGEKLGIKQYDERMGTLTVNGGVFRYEGGKEQEVHLNIRYPLLGKSEAIRRQTESVLEPYGLRVTEVDHKEGMYVDPDHPLVSTLIRVYEEQTGDKSQPITIGGATYARALKTGVAYGALFPGSSDTAHQCDECIDVEDLIRAASIYAQAIYELAK from the coding sequence ATGAGTCCGATTGATTGGCAGCAGGAGATGGCGAAAAAGAAAGATGAATTGCTTCAGCGGTTGACAGAAATTTGCAGCATTGAAAGTGTGTTGGATGAGTCCACAGCGGAACCAGGAGCACCTTTTGGAAAAGGGATCGCGAAAGCGTTGGATTACATGTTGAACCTGGGACGACAGGAAGGGTTTCAAATTAAAAATGTAGATGGTTACGCGGGACATATCGAATACGGAGAAGGAGAAGAATTAATCGGTGTATTGGCCCATTTGGATGTGGTTCCTCCAGGAGAAGGATGGAGCTCTCCTCCCTTTTCTCCGGAAGTGCGGAATGGAAAATTTTATGCCAGAGGGGCAGAGGATGACAAGGGGCCGGGGATGGCAGCATTTTTTGCATTGAAACTGATTCAAGAATCGGGCTTGCCATTATCCAAGCGGGTGCGTCTGATTTATGGTACCGATGAGGAATCCCAATGGAGAGACATGGATGTTTATTTCCGGCAAGAAGAAATGCCGATAATGGGTTTTTCTCCTGATGCTGACTTTCCTGTCATTCACGGTGAAAAAGGCTTAATCGACCTTGTTTTAAGGGGAAAGCTGGATGAACCCTCCAGTGAGAAAGGAGCCTGGACACTTTGCCGTTTTGTATCCGGAGAACGTCCCAATATGGTTCCGGACTCTGTCAAGGTATGGTTGGAAGGGGAAAATGATGTCTTTGCATTTAAAGAAAATTACCAGGAGTACTTACGCAATCGGAGAATCCGGGGGTATGCGGAAGAGTCGGATGATGGTTTGATTTTGGTCATGGAGGGGGTTTCCCATCATGGCTCGGAACCGGAAAAAGGGGTTAATGCGGCATATGCCATGGCTGGCTTTTTACAACAGATCCAATTGGATCCACAGGGAAAACGATTTATCGCCATGATATCCGATTGTCTCGTTGACAGCTTTACTGGAGAGAAACTGGGGATCAAGCAATATGATGAACGGATGGGAACACTCACTGTAAATGGCGGCGTATTCCGTTATGAAGGAGGAAAAGAACAGGAAGTTCATCTCAATATTCGTTATCCTCTATTGGGTAAATCGGAGGCGATTCGTCGTCAGACTGAGAGTGTGTTGGAACCCTACGGCCTGAGAGTAACGGAAGTGGACCATAAAGAGGGGATGTATGTGGATCCTGACCATCCGCTGGTCAGCACTCTCATCCGGGTCTATGAGGAACAAACCGGGGACAAGTCCCAACCGATCACCATCGGAGGTGCTACCTATGCCCGGGCACTGAAAACAGGAGTGGCATACGGCGCCTTATTTCCCGGCAGTTCTGATACCGCCCATCAGTGTGATGAATGCATCGATGTAGAGGACTTGATCCGGGCAGCTTCCATCTATGCTCAAGCTATTTATGAGTTGGCTAAATAA
- a CDS encoding class I SAM-dependent methyltransferase encodes MSFDKDMSHTNWENVRKKQTETLSLAQKWIQITGMTSGSIVMDIGPGAGVLTAEYAKAVGKEGKVYAVEESSGALEYMRKQTVGDLPQVELVNMDAQAGLPQVDNLHSILITGVLHHTDSPLAVLRHVREVANPRTQVLISEFDPEEKGEFGMPLEHRISRQQLIQWSSQAGLQLMDSQSTDYEQYWLLLRAI; translated from the coding sequence ATGAGTTTTGATAAAGATATGTCCCATACAAATTGGGAAAATGTCCGAAAAAAGCAGACAGAAACCCTGTCTCTGGCCCAAAAATGGATACAGATTACCGGAATGACATCAGGCTCCATCGTCATGGACATTGGGCCTGGAGCAGGTGTTTTAACGGCGGAATACGCCAAAGCCGTAGGCAAAGAAGGGAAAGTGTACGCCGTGGAAGAATCATCAGGGGCCCTGGAATACATGCGTAAACAAACAGTGGGGGATCTGCCCCAGGTCGAGCTGGTTAACATGGACGCCCAGGCTGGCCTGCCACAGGTGGACAATCTGCATAGCATCCTGATCACCGGTGTTTTGCATCACACAGACTCTCCCTTGGCTGTATTGCGTCATGTCCGGGAAGTGGCAAATCCCCGGACACAAGTCCTGATCTCCGAATTTGATCCTGAGGAAAAGGGAGAGTTTGGCATGCCCTTGGAACATCGCATTTCCCGTCAGCAACTCATTCAATGGTCTTCACAAGCGGGTTTACAACTCATGGATAGTCAGTCAACAGATTATGAGCAGTATTGGCTCCTCTTGCGGGCTATCTAA
- a CDS encoding zinc dependent phospholipase C family protein: MPNVWTHILFGKRVLENSGLSLSGDPKPFQLGCQGPDPLLYYHFWPWKKGENVNLLGNLIHKKRCGPFLIDLINKARYHPDIREYVMGFVTHHILDRHAHPYINYKSGTGKYKHQKLEVLIDTIVADKLEQIQTWKVPVADWLDIGSKLPDTWVSILQETAHRHFPEVTHSLPHEYWQQSYRDMLTALRFFHDPMGLKLILTLGYIAPFRYRRISSRKDYLNVSRSEWVHPAIPEERHRESFWDIWETALAEGSHIIRLVHAYWQNGKSIQPLSRKIGNISYDTGKDCESGLQNKIASPIV; this comes from the coding sequence ATGCCCAATGTTTGGACCCACATCCTGTTCGGAAAACGGGTTTTGGAAAATTCCGGACTTTCCCTCTCAGGGGACCCTAAGCCGTTTCAATTGGGGTGTCAGGGGCCGGACCCCTTATTGTATTACCATTTTTGGCCCTGGAAAAAAGGAGAAAATGTCAACCTGTTGGGAAACCTCATCCATAAAAAAAGATGTGGCCCCTTTTTAATCGACTTAATCAACAAAGCTCGCTACCATCCGGACATACGGGAATATGTCATGGGTTTCGTTACCCATCACATTCTGGACCGTCATGCCCATCCCTATATCAACTACAAGTCAGGAACCGGGAAATACAAGCACCAAAAGCTGGAGGTACTCATCGATACGATTGTAGCAGACAAGTTGGAACAGATCCAAACCTGGAAAGTACCTGTGGCAGATTGGCTGGATATCGGTTCGAAACTACCTGATACCTGGGTATCCATTTTACAGGAAACCGCTCACCGCCATTTTCCTGAAGTTACTCATTCCCTTCCCCATGAATACTGGCAACAGAGTTACCGGGACATGCTTACTGCTCTTCGTTTCTTCCATGATCCCATGGGACTGAAACTGATCCTCACGCTGGGTTACATCGCTCCCTTTCGCTATCGTCGAATCTCTTCAAGGAAGGACTACCTGAATGTATCCAGAAGCGAATGGGTTCATCCGGCGATCCCGGAAGAACGACATCGAGAAAGCTTCTGGGACATCTGGGAGACAGCCTTGGCGGAAGGATCTCATATTATACGTTTGGTACATGCTTATTGGCAAAATGGGAAGTCGATCCAACCCTTAAGCCGCAAAATCGGAAACATCTCCTATGACACCGGTAAAGATTGTGAATCCGGATTACAAAATAAAATCGCTTCTCCCATCGTCTGA
- a CDS encoding inorganic phosphate transporter gives MLDPIVLIVVVVVLALIFDFTNGWNDSANAVATVIGTRTLTPLKAVLMAAVLNVAGAFFSTAVAKTIGEGIVDPDNVTQLVIVATLLAAIIWNTVMTFLGLPISASHGLIGALVGAAVAYKGFEVVQVNGITLILVAMLISPLLGALVAYLMMKLIREIFANSPPSKVKRLFRPLQILSAAFMSFSHGTSDAQKAMGIITMALVAGGFLDKVEVPFWVVLSAGLTMGLGTAIGGWRVIKTIGMRLGHLDTPHGFAAETSAAILLSTVAKLGIPVSTTHTITGSIIGVSASERLKGVRWGIAGKIIYAWIFTLPGTGLMAYLLYQVLQVLE, from the coding sequence ATGCTTGATCCGATTGTGCTGATTGTCGTGGTCGTCGTATTGGCGCTTATTTTTGATTTCACCAATGGCTGGAATGATTCAGCCAATGCGGTGGCCACTGTAATCGGAACCCGCACCCTGACTCCGCTGAAAGCGGTTTTGATGGCGGCGGTGCTGAATGTGGCAGGTGCCTTTTTTTCCACTGCTGTCGCCAAAACCATCGGTGAGGGGATCGTCGATCCTGACAACGTTACTCAGCTGGTGATCGTGGCAACACTGTTGGCTGCTATTATATGGAATACGGTTATGACATTTTTGGGACTTCCCATCAGTGCTTCTCATGGTTTGATCGGAGCTCTGGTGGGAGCAGCTGTGGCTTATAAAGGCTTTGAAGTGGTCCAAGTCAACGGGATCACCCTGATTTTGGTTGCGATGCTGATTTCCCCTTTATTGGGGGCGCTTGTGGCTTATTTGATGATGAAGCTGATCCGGGAGATTTTTGCAAATTCACCGCCCTCCAAGGTAAAGCGATTGTTCCGCCCTTTACAGATCTTATCCGCAGCTTTTATGTCTTTTAGTCACGGAACATCCGATGCCCAAAAAGCGATGGGAATCATTACGATGGCCCTGGTTGCTGGCGGATTTTTGGACAAGGTGGAAGTACCCTTCTGGGTGGTTCTGTCTGCCGGTTTAACCATGGGTCTGGGTACAGCCATCGGAGGATGGCGGGTGATCAAGACCATCGGTATGCGTCTGGGTCATCTGGATACACCTCATGGCTTTGCGGCGGAAACCTCTGCGGCTATTTTATTGTCCACTGTGGCTAAGCTGGGGATTCCCGTAAGTACAACCCATACCATTACGGGTTCCATTATCGGTGTCAGCGCTTCGGAAAGATTGAAAGGGGTACGGTGGGGAATTGCCGGAAAGATTATATACGCCTGGATATTTACACTGCCAGGGACCGGCCTGATGGCGTATCTCCTTTATCAGGTACTTCAAGTGCTGGAATAG
- a CDS encoding DUF47 domain-containing protein yields the protein MLFNRSKDSVFYQTLVDAAGNIVEAMQLFRQNVETLEHKEEYAEKLKDLENKGDEYTHLLVKELNQTFVTPMDREDILQLAVKLDDVLDGVEACASRFVYCHVDKPTPYLMQFAEILEKVSEHLQEAFMALEKKDYASVRRIVVDINLLENQGDRLMRESVGSLYENPKDPIELIKWKEIYEKLEEVTDTAEDLADVLESVVMKYA from the coding sequence TTGCTTTTTAACCGTTCGAAGGACTCGGTCTTCTATCAAACATTGGTGGATGCCGCAGGAAACATCGTGGAGGCCATGCAACTGTTCCGCCAAAATGTTGAAACCCTGGAGCACAAGGAGGAGTATGCCGAAAAGCTCAAGGACCTGGAAAACAAAGGGGATGAATATACCCATCTGTTGGTTAAAGAATTGAATCAAACCTTTGTTACGCCGATGGACCGGGAGGATATCCTGCAGCTGGCAGTCAAGTTGGACGATGTTCTGGACGGTGTGGAAGCTTGTGCATCCCGGTTTGTTTATTGCCATGTGGATAAACCGACTCCTTACTTGATGCAGTTTGCCGAGATTTTGGAAAAAGTATCGGAACACTTGCAGGAAGCTTTTATGGCATTGGAGAAAAAGGATTACGCTTCAGTTCGGCGCATTGTGGTGGATATCAATCTGCTGGAAAATCAGGGTGATCGTCTGATGCGTGAATCTGTCGGTTCTCTCTATGAAAATCCGAAAGACCCCATCGAGCTGATCAAATGGAAAGAGATCTATGAAAAGCTGGAAGAGGTTACGGATACTGCTGAGGATCTGGCGGATGTGCTGGAAAGCGTGGTTATGAAGTATGCTTGA